CAAAGCATTCCTGAACCCTGATCCCCTGCCTCAGGGCTTCCTGGTTGGCCCCTAGGATGACCGGGCCGTCAGCAACGGGCTCTGAAAAGGGAATCTGGAGTTCAATGAGGTCCACTCCAGCCTCCACCATGGTCTCAACGACACGAAAGGAAACTTCCATCGAAGGATACCCCACGACGATGTGGGTCATGAGAAGGATATCCTTTTCCCTGAGCCTTTCCCGGATATAGGATTCAAGCACGATAGGCCTCCGCTTTCTGCTGGATGTATTCCTTCCATCCGGGATCGCCGAAGGCGTCCGCGATGGTGAAGATGTCCTTGTCCCCTCTGCCCGACTGGTTGATCACTATGATATCATCCCGGCCCAGGGAAGGGGCCTCCTTAAAGGCCTGAGCATAAGCATGGGCGGATTCCAGGGCGGGAATCAAGCCCTCTTTTTTCATGACCAGGGAAAAGGCCTCCAGGACCTTCTCGTCCGTGGCGGCCTCAAACCGCACCCTGCCCTCTTCCCGGAGATGGGCGAGAATAGGGGAGACCCCGATATAGTCCAGACCCGCCGCCACGCTGTGGGTCTCCCGCATCTGGCCGTCCGGATCCTGGAGAAAGTAGGTCTTGTACCCTTGCGCCACCCCAAGGAACCCGTCTCCCGAGGCCAATCGCGAAGCGTGCCGTCCCGTTCCCAACCCCTTCCCGCCGGCCTCCACGCCCACGAGCTCCACGGGGTCATCCAGGAATCCTGAAAAGATCCCCAGGGCGTTGGATCCTCCGCCCACGCAGGCGTATACCCGGCTGGGGCACCTGCCTTCCAAGGCGAATATCTGTTCGCGGGCCTCTTTCCCCACCACGCTCTGGAAGTAGGTCACCATGGCGGGATAGGGATGGGGACCGCAGGCGGTCCCAAGCACGTAATGGGTGTCCTCCATCCGGGCCGTCCAATCCCTGAAGGCCTCGTTGATGGCGTCCTTCAGGGTCCGGGACCCGGTATTCACTGGAACCACCTCCGCACCGAGCCGTTCCATCCAGAAGACGTTGGGCCTCTGACGCAGGACGTCCTTTTCTCCCATATAAATGGTGCACCGGTACCCGAAACGGGCCGCCATGGTAGCCGTGGCCACCCCGTGTTGTCCGGCCCCTGTCTCGGCTATTACCCGGTCCTTTCCCATTCTCCTGACGAGAAGGCCCTGCCCCAGGACGTTATTGGCCTTGTGGGCCCCTGTGTGATTCAGGTCCTCTCTCTTAATGTAGATCTTCGCCCCCCCGAAGTGGCGGGTCAGATTCTCCGCAAAGGTCAAGGGCGTGGGCCTGCAGGAATAATTGGAGAGGACCCGGATATATTCCTCCCAGAACCCCGGATCCTCCTCCGCTTCTTCGAAGGCCTTCTCCAGTTCTTCGAACGTGGAAACAAGCACTTCCGGAATGTAGGCCCCGCCGAAAGGACCATAGTATCCTTTTTCAAACACCGCTCTTTCTCCTCCTGAGTCTTCTGAATTTCGGGGCCGGATCCATGATGAACCTCCCCTGGTAGGAATCTGAAGTGCCGGGGTGTCGTTACGAACGCGGGAAAAAGCACTTTCTCCCTGAATCTTGCAAGCGCCGAGTTTGCCGAAGATGAACTTTTTAACGGGTTCAAGATTGTTTATGCAAGATTCAGGTTCTCACCGGCCGCCCCTCTTGGCTGTGGAAATGAACTTCTCCATGCGCTTCCGGTTTTTCTTGCCGGGCCTCTCTTCCACCCCGCTGCTTACATCCACCGCCCAGGGCCTGACTCGCTCAACGGCCTCCATAACGTTTGACGAATCGAGTCCCCCTGCAAGGATCAAAGGGACGCCCAGGGCCTTGGCCTCCAGGGCCAAGCCCCAATCAAAGGTCTTGCCGGTTCCCCCCTTACGCCTTTCCGAGAATGCGTCCAGGAGGTATCCCCTGACATGGTCCTTGTAAGCCGCGAGGGAACGAAGGGACCCTCGGTCCTTGATCCGGAAGCCCTTGACGGCCCTGGGCCCCAAGGCCTTACAGACCTCCGGCGGTTCATCGCCGTGTAGTTGCACCAGGTCGAGCCCGCATTCCATCATGATCTCCCTGATTCTATCCACGTTCTCGTCTACAAAGACCCCGACGGTTTGAACAAAAGGGGGTAGCCTCCGGATGATCTCCCGGGCGGAAGCGACTCTCACCCGCCTTGGGCTCGGGGCAAAGACAAAGCCAAGGGCGTCGGCTCCCAAGGATACGGCATCCAACGCATCTTCAATTGACGTAATGCCGCAGATTTTAACTCGTACCGTCATCCCCACGCATCCCTCCCAGCACAATTTCCCGGGCCTTTCGGCCCACATCCCGGGACCTCATAAGGGCCGTTCCCACCAGGACGGCACGAACAGGACTCTCCATCAGGCTTCGGACATCATCTCCGCCTCTAATCCCGCTCTCACTCACAAGCACACACTCCCGGGGGACCAGTTCCGCCAGCTCCAGGGTTCTTCGAAGGTCCACCGAAAAGGTCTGGAGGTCCCTGTTGTTGATCCCGATCACCCGGGCCCCGCAGGCAACCGCCTTTTCAAGATCCTCCCGGTCGTGGACCTCCACGAGGGCCTCCATCCCCAGGGACCGTATCGTCCGTAAAAGCTTTTCCAGCAGCTCTTGCGAGAGGATCCGGGCGATGAGGAGCACCGCGTCAGCCCCGAAAAGGAAAGATTCCCGGATCTGGATTTCGTCGATGATGAAATCTTTGCGCAATACCGGGATGGAAACTCCTTCCTTGAGGGCCGGCAGGTGCCGGATGTCGCCGGAAAAGTATTTCTTGTCCGTCACCAGGGAAATGGCGGCGGCTCCGGCCTTCTCCAGGGCCCTTCCGAGGGATACGGGATCGGTTAGGGGGCGGATCCTGCCGGCCGAGGGTGAGGCGAACTTGATTTCACCGATCAGGTTGATCCCCCCGGCCGTACTCAGAGCACCCTTGAAATCCCTCGGGGGTCCCTTGCGTCCGCCAGGAGGGAAAAGGGATAGTCCGTCCCTGAGTCGCCGTACTTCTTCTTTTTTGTCCTCGATAATCCTAGTGAGCAGTTGATTCATGGAAAAACTCCTCCGGTCGACCCAGATCGAGTGACTTACATTGCCGGGTATAGGCGATCAGGCTCTCCAGCTTGTCCAGGGCGGCCCCCGAGTCGATGGACTCCTGGGCCCGGTCCAGGCCGTCTTGGAGGTCCCGGTCCAACCCGGTGACCACGAAGGCCGCGGCCGCGTTGAGCAGCACCATGTCCCTTCGGGGACCTTTCTCGCCTTCCAGGATGGAGCGCACGATGCGACCGTTTTTGCGGGCGTCTCCCCCCTTGATTTCCCCGGGGTCCGCCCTCCTAAACCCGAACTGTTCCGGGAGGATCTCGAAGTTCTCCACCTCTCCTCCTTTCATGTGAGAAACCCGCGTGGGACCGCAGATGCTTATCTCATCAAATGTCCCCTCACCGCAAACGACATAGGCCTCCTTAGTCCCAAGCCGGCTGAGGACACGGGCGATCTTCTCGGTAAGGCCGGGCGAATAAACCCCGAGCACTTGAGCGGACGCCCCCGCGGGATTGGTCAGGGGGCCGAGAAGATTGAATATGGTCCGGACTCCGATCTCCCGCCTCGGGCCAGCCGCATGTTTCATGGCGCCGTGGAACAGGGGAGCATAAAGGAACCCGATCCCGATCTCCCGGATACACCTCTCCACGTCGGTCGTCGTGATATCCAGGCTGACCCCGAGGCTCTCCAGGACGTCTGCACTCCCGCAAAGGCTGGATACGGCGCGGTTTCCGTGTTTCGCCACCTTCACGCCCGCCCCCGCGGCGACAAAGGCCGTGGCCGTCGAAACATTGAAGGTGTTGGTTCCGTCCCCACCCGTCCCGCAGGTATCCAGGATCGTCTCTTCTTCAACGTTGATCTCATCCCGGTCGAGGCTCACAGCATGGTTGTCCAGAAAAATCCTGGTAGCCTTGGCCCGCATGGCCATTGCTGCCCCCGCGATCTCCTCCACGGTCTCCCCCTTCATCCGGAGGGCCGTTACCAGGGCTGCAATCTGGCTGGGTGTCGCCCCCCCATCCATGATCACCAGCATGGCCTTTTCCATCTCCTCCTGGGTGAGATCTTCTCCCTTAACGACCTTCGCTATGTAAGGCTTCAACATGATACTTACCTCCCAATCTCTTTTATGTTTATGGGGTTGCTCATCTTTGTTCAAAATACAGTTTGCCGTTTCAAGCAGGGTCCGGCATATTCTCTCCTCCGTCCCCGGTTCCTCTCACTGTGGAGAAAACCTCACTTCTTGTTTTCTCCGGTCTCCCCCCCTCGGCCCCCCTCTCTTCTTCCCTGGGATGGAGTCCCAGGCTCCTCTTCGCGAAGTTCTCAAGGAGCAATGTTCCAGCCCGGGTGAGTATGGACTCGGGATGGAACTGGACTCCTTCTACAGGGTATTCCCGGTGACGCAAACCCATGACTTCTCCCTCCTCCGTCCAGGCGCTCACTTCCAAGCAGGGGGGGAGGGTGGCGGCCTCCACGATCAGAGAGTGGTACCGGGTGGCCTCGAAGGGATTGGGGAGTCCCCTGAAAACACCCCGACCGTCATGGTGGATGGTGGAGCACTTTCCGTGCATGATCCTTCCGGCCCTGACGATCCGCCCTCCATAAACGGCGGCCACAGCCTGGTGGCCCAGGCATACCCCGAGTACGGGGATGGAGGGGGCCAGGGCGCGGATGGCCTCCATGGAGAAACCCGCCTGTTCGGGTCCGCCCGGGCCGGGGGAGATCAGGAGAGAAGAGGGGTTTCCTTTCTTTAATTCCTCCACCCCGATCCTGTCGTTTCGAAAGACACGAACCTCCATACCCATTCCCTCCAGGGCCTGGACCAGGTTGTAGGTGAAGGAGTCATAGTTATCGATCAGGAAAATCATGGTCGTTCACCCTCTCAACGGCCTTGAACAGTGCGGCCGCCTTGTTCAAGCACTCTTGATATTCCCTTTCGGGCACAGAGTCATACACGATGCCCGCCCCCGCCTGCACCAGCAACTTCTCCCTGTCGACCACCATGGTGCGTATACTGATGCAGAAGTCCATATCGCCGTCGAACCCGAAATAACCGACCGCTCCGGCATAGGGCCCCCGGGAAGAAGATTCCAGCTCAGAGATGATCTCCATGGCCCGGATCTTCGGGGCCCCGGTCACGGTGCCTGCAGGGAAACAGGCCTTGAAGGCCTCCAGGCTGTCCTTTCCCGATCTCAACCGGCCCTCCACCCCGGAAACAATGTGCATGACATGGCTGTACCGTTCGACTTTCATAAAAGGAGAAACCCGGACCGATCCCCCCTCGGAGATCCGTCCCACATCGTTGCGGCCCAAATCCACGAGCATCACGTGTTCGGCGCGCTCCTTGGGGTCCGCCAAAAGCTCTTCCTCCAGGCGCAGGTCTTCTCCCGGCGTCGAACCCCTGGGCCGTGTCCCCGCGATGGGCCGGACACGAATGTGCCCCCCCCTTGCCTGGACGAGCATTTCAGGAGATGCGCCGATCAGCCTGAGGGTGCCGAAACGAAGGTAGAACATGTACGGAGAAGGGTTGAGGTCAGAGAGGGCCCTGTAAATCAAGAAATCATCTCCCTTGACCCTGCCCGAGAATCGCACGGAAAGAACGACCTGGATAATATCTCCTGAAACGATGTATTCCTTCGCCAGCCGAACCATTTCATAAAACTTCTCCCTTGAAATCTCGGGCTTGAGTTCCGTGGCGGATACACGGAGAGAATGCTCTTCAGCTTCTTTTTCAGGATCCGGTCCCAGGAGCACCTGCTCCACTTCCTCCATCTGCTCGGTTAAACCCGATTTCCCGTCCCGCTCGACTCCGGAGAAAGGGAACACCAGGGCGGAAATCTTATCTTTTTCATGATCAAAGACGAGCACTTTCCGGCAGGCCATGAAGATGCATTCAGGACCTCCCCCTTGCCAAGGCCTGAGGCCGGGAAGTTTTTCCCACTTCCGCGCAAGATCATAGTTGACGTACCCCACCAAGCCCCCCTGAAAGGGTGGATCGCAAGAGGAGATCGTTGCCTGGAACCGAGCCGTCAGTCCGCGGATCACTTCCAGAGGATCCACCACCCCCTGGACCTTGCGGGTTTCGGATCCCTCCCGGATCTCGATCCGGTCCCCGTAAACAGAGACTATCAGGAAAGGGTCCCATCCGATGATACTGCGACCCCTTTTCCCGTTCTCTTTCTCCTCACCGCTTTCAAGGAGAAAAGCGGAAGCGGAGGGAGCGATACGCGCAAAGGCACGGGAGGGATCAATTCCCCGGGCGGGGATCTCCCGGTAAAGGGGAACCGGGCCGCCTCGAGCGGAATCTTCAAGGGTACCTGATACTGATTTTTCCATGCATGTTTCCCCCTAAAAGCAAAGGGCCGCGGGATCACCCCGCGGCCCTTTGCTCCATCTTTTTCCACAAAAAAACCGCGGGGCCTCTCGGGAAGAGGGCCCCGCGGCTCAAATCATCCAATCAACGAAAGCAGATCACACCGGACGGCCCACCTCCCACTCAGAGATGCGCCACCACCAGTTTCTCACGGAAATCCTGCACTCGTTGACCTTGCGTTTCATCATGAGATTCTCTTAAAGGAGGACGGGGAGATTGTCAAGAAAAATTTCTCTTGACAATGGATTAAAGTTCTTCATACTAATGTTAATTCTTTGGCACAGCGGAGATCTTAAGGATGAAGAAGAGACATCAATCTTGGCGCAGGGTGGATTTCTGGTGGCCGGCCGGAGGTGTGCCCATGGATTGATGTCTGCTTTTGGATTGACTCAAGCCGTGGGCCCATCAAGGATCCACGGCTTTTTTTCATTTGTGAAGTCAGGGGATTGGAATTTTCCAGGAACATAATACTTATCGGTTTCCGTTGCACTGGCAAAACAACGCTGGGGAACGGCCCGGCATCCAGGTCAAAGCGGCGTCTTGTTGATATGGACCGTGAGATGAAAAAAGGAAAGGCCGATCATCGATTCGATCTTCGAAACGATAGACTGGAACTGCTTCTTGACCAGCCGTTCTCCAGGGAACCGCAAGAGGGGAATTGCGAAGATATGAGTCCCGGAAGAAAAATGAACCGGGATTGGTGGGACAGGACCTGGCCCGAGAGGAGAGGACCGCCCGCACACCCGTATGATTACCTGGAAAAGATAGGAGGCCGCGGGCGGAAGAAAACCGACGCGGCCTCTTCTCTTTTCTCAGTATTCTATGGGGGATGATTCTTCAAGCATCTTTAATACTAAAGGGGGTAAAGGGATGACCGGGAAAGAATTGAGAATGTCGAGGATCTTTGACCGCTTCACGGGGAAGACGGTGATCGTGCCCATGGACCACGGTGTGAGCGTCGGACCTCTCCCCGGGATAACCGACACAGCACAGGCCATCGCTCGGGTGTCGTCAGGAGGAGCCAACGCCGTGGTGGTCCACAAGGGTATTGCCTCCCAGGCCAGGGGAACCCCGGGGAGCAATATGGGACTGATCGTCCACCTTTCCGGAGGGACCGGCCTAGGCCGGGACCCCAACCTCAAGACCCTGGTGGGAACGGTGGAAGAGGCCATCAAGCTGGGGGCCGATGCCGTTTCAGTACACGTGAACATCGGGAATTCCAATGAAGACCGGATGATCGCTGACCTTGGCCACGTGGCCCGAAGGGCGGCCGGGTGGGGCATGCCCCTTCTTGCCATGGTCTATCCCAGGGGAGAGAGAATCCGTGATGAATTCGACCGGGTCCTGGTGAAACACGCTGCCCGTTTGGGAGCGGAATTGGGCGCTGACATCGTTAAGGTCTCTTACACGGGGGATCCTGATTCTTTCAGGGAAGTGGTGGAAGGGTGTCCCGTTCCAGTGGTAATCGCGGGCGGGCCCAGGATGGAATCAGATCGGCAGGTCCTTGAGATGGTCAAGGGGGCCATGGAGGCCGGGGGAGCCGGAGTCTCCATCGGAAGAAACGTGTTCCAGCATCCCAACCCTATGGGCATGGTGGCCGCGCTTTGCCGAATCGTTCATGAAAACGCTCCAGTGGAAGAGGCTCTGGCCGGCCTCTTGCGGGAAGGTAAAAAGGCGGCCTAACCTTTTTTTCAGGGTTCACCAAGCCACCCCATTAACGGAAGGACACAGGCGGTTTCCGCCATCCCTAAACCCCATGAAATAACGAAGGCCTGCCTGTGGTCACATCGAAAAGATCCCCATGCCACTTCTCCCGGTGGTGCAGGCGATGGTTTTCAGGTGAAATACTTGATTCAGAAATTCCCCCGGACAAGCCCGCCAAACTGCGGCGGGTAAGCCCAGGGGGGCCATCCACTGGAAAGATGGCTCGAGTAAGAGCCGATGGCCCCTTTTCTGAGGAATATTTCTTTCCTTGACATTCTGGGGAAAATGGGCTGGCATATCCAGGAGGATAACGGGTGCGGGGTGGGGAACCGAGGAGGATCGAAACCCTTACTCTGTAAGGTGCAGGCTGGCTTTTCACGGCAAGACGCAGAAGTACTTTAGAAAACCTTCAATCCTGTCCTGGGACGACGGATGGAAAACCCATTCAAAGAGATATACGGGCAGATCTTATCCCACCAGGAGGTCA
Above is a window of Deltaproteobacteria bacterium DNA encoding:
- the trpB gene encoding tryptophan synthase subunit beta, which codes for MFEKGYYGPFGGAYIPEVLVSTFEELEKAFEEAEEDPGFWEEYIRVLSNYSCRPTPLTFAENLTRHFGGAKIYIKREDLNHTGAHKANNVLGQGLLVRRMGKDRVIAETGAGQHGVATATMAARFGYRCTIYMGEKDVLRQRPNVFWMERLGAEVVPVNTGSRTLKDAINEAFRDWTARMEDTHYVLGTACGPHPYPAMVTYFQSVVGKEAREQIFALEGRCPSRVYACVGGGSNALGIFSGFLDDPVELVGVEAGGKGLGTGRHASRLASGDGFLGVAQGYKTYFLQDPDGQMRETHSVAAGLDYIGVSPILAHLREEGRVRFEAATDEKVLEAFSLVMKKEGLIPALESAHAYAQAFKEAPSLGRDDIIVINQSGRGDKDIFTIADAFGDPGWKEYIQQKAEAYRA
- a CDS encoding phosphoribosylanthranilate isomerase — translated: MTVRVKICGITSIEDALDAVSLGADALGFVFAPSPRRVRVASAREIIRRLPPFVQTVGVFVDENVDRIREIMMECGLDLVQLHGDEPPEVCKALGPRAVKGFRIKDRGSLRSLAAYKDHVRGYLLDAFSERRKGGTGKTFDWGLALEAKALGVPLILAGGLDSSNVMEAVERVRPWAVDVSSGVEERPGKKNRKRMEKFISTAKRGGR
- the trpC gene encoding indole-3-glycerol phosphate synthase TrpC — translated: MNQLLTRIIEDKKEEVRRLRDGLSLFPPGGRKGPPRDFKGALSTAGGINLIGEIKFASPSAGRIRPLTDPVSLGRALEKAGAAAISLVTDKKYFSGDIRHLPALKEGVSIPVLRKDFIIDEIQIRESFLFGADAVLLIARILSQELLEKLLRTIRSLGMEALVEVHDREDLEKAVACGARVIGINNRDLQTFSVDLRRTLELAELVPRECVLVSESGIRGGDDVRSLMESPVRAVLVGTALMRSRDVGRKAREIVLGGMRGDDGTS
- the trpD gene encoding anthranilate phosphoribosyltransferase, which encodes MLKPYIAKVVKGEDLTQEEMEKAMLVIMDGGATPSQIAALVTALRMKGETVEEIAGAAMAMRAKATRIFLDNHAVSLDRDEINVEEETILDTCGTGGDGTNTFNVSTATAFVAAGAGVKVAKHGNRAVSSLCGSADVLESLGVSLDITTTDVERCIREIGIGFLYAPLFHGAMKHAAGPRREIGVRTIFNLLGPLTNPAGASAQVLGVYSPGLTEKIARVLSRLGTKEAYVVCGEGTFDEISICGPTRVSHMKGGEVENFEILPEQFGFRRADPGEIKGGDARKNGRIVRSILEGEKGPRRDMVLLNAAAAFVVTGLDRDLQDGLDRAQESIDSGAALDKLESLIAYTRQCKSLDLGRPEEFFHESTAH
- a CDS encoding aminodeoxychorismate/anthranilate synthase component II encodes the protein MIFLIDNYDSFTYNLVQALEGMGMEVRVFRNDRIGVEELKKGNPSSLLISPGPGGPEQAGFSMEAIRALAPSIPVLGVCLGHQAVAAVYGGRIVRAGRIMHGKCSTIHHDGRGVFRGLPNPFEATRYHSLIVEAATLPPCLEVSAWTEEGEVMGLRHREYPVEGVQFHPESILTRAGTLLLENFAKRSLGLHPREEERGAEGGRPEKTRSEVFSTVRGTGDGGENMPDPA
- a CDS encoding anthranilate synthase component I family protein; this encodes MEKSVSGTLEDSARGGPVPLYREIPARGIDPSRAFARIAPSASAFLLESGEEKENGKRGRSIIGWDPFLIVSVYGDRIEIREGSETRKVQGVVDPLEVIRGLTARFQATISSCDPPFQGGLVGYVNYDLARKWEKLPGLRPWQGGGPECIFMACRKVLVFDHEKDKISALVFPFSGVERDGKSGLTEQMEEVEQVLLGPDPEKEAEEHSLRVSATELKPEISREKFYEMVRLAKEYIVSGDIIQVVLSVRFSGRVKGDDFLIYRALSDLNPSPYMFYLRFGTLRLIGASPEMLVQARGGHIRVRPIAGTRPRGSTPGEDLRLEEELLADPKERAEHVMLVDLGRNDVGRISEGGSVRVSPFMKVERYSHVMHIVSGVEGRLRSGKDSLEAFKACFPAGTVTGAPKIRAMEIISELESSSRGPYAGAVGYFGFDGDMDFCISIRTMVVDREKLLVQAGAGIVYDSVPEREYQECLNKAAALFKAVERVNDHDFPDR
- a CDS encoding class I fructose-bisphosphate aldolase family protein; the protein is MTGKELRMSRIFDRFTGKTVIVPMDHGVSVGPLPGITDTAQAIARVSSGGANAVVVHKGIASQARGTPGSNMGLIVHLSGGTGLGRDPNLKTLVGTVEEAIKLGADAVSVHVNIGNSNEDRMIADLGHVARRAAGWGMPLLAMVYPRGERIRDEFDRVLVKHAARLGAELGADIVKVSYTGDPDSFREVVEGCPVPVVIAGGPRMESDRQVLEMVKGAMEAGGAGVSIGRNVFQHPNPMGMVAALCRIVHENAPVEEALAGLLREGKKAA